The stretch of DNA CGATCTCTCATTGaacgaataattaaacatGCCAACATGGCGTCTGCGTCGGTAAGTGCGAGGAAggttttaaccctttcgatttgtgtacattgatatcaaaatgcatttttctttataaagtACTAATTTTTTCCAAGCGTGATAAGTGAACAGTTTCTAGCATACGAAAAGTTGATGTTACCTCATTGTAATATCGTAAAAACTATATTAGTGACGTTTGATCGTGAATTTCAGTATGTGTATTACTTAAAGCATATTATTCAAATCGATATGCACagataaaagatttttaaatatacaaagTATCGTATCgcttcatttttatatatacgATCTTCTATTAAAGACAATGAATTTTGTTTTACTCCTAACATTGTGGTTATATACATACTAAGTTGCAATGTTATACATTTGTTACTGTTTAATCCGCATCTGTCATTCCTAGGTTCCTTTACTAATGGACGACGATACAATCGCTTTTGGAGAAGAGGATGAAGCTAATCAAAATGGCAATAAACTCAAGTATGTCCCAATGCATAGGTTACAGTATCTAACCAGTTGTTCTTCAATAACATCTTGTTCTTTTGCAGACATCCGTATGTCACTATGTTTCACTTGGTATTCAGAGTAGCAGCAGCGGtggtttatatattctgtgaAACTTTTTCAAGCAGTTTTGTAGCTAACTTTATAACTGTAGTATTACTTTTGTCAATGGACTTCTGGACAGTGAAAAATATTACTGGAAGATTGATGGTTGGCCTCAGGTGGTGGAATTACGTGGATGATGATGGAAAAAGTCACTGGGTATTCGAATCCAGAAAGGTTTGTTcttaagtttttatttatataagcTGTTTATTTCAGAGGACCAGTTCAGGATATAGATTTCCAATTGTTACTCAGAATTGATGCCTTATGTCCATTAATTCAAGGTTTACTGGCTTTCACATTGGGTATCCTTGACCTATTCTTCTTAATGTTATAATTATGCAGgaatttattgtttcattGTTCTTAGAAAAACGTTGTAGAAAAAGTTGCAGCTGCTCACCATGATATGCAAGATCTACTATGTACCCTGTGTTCCAGGGTGTTCAACAGAACCGCATCAATTCCCAGGAAGCTCGTATATTTTGGTTGGCATTGATTTTCTGCCCGCTTCTATGGTCGGTGTTGTTCATAACAGCATTTTTCGGCTTTAAATTCAAATGGCTGTTGCTCGTGTGTATCGCAATCGCTCTGAACGGCGCTAACTTGTATGGATACGTGAAGTGTAAAATGGGAAAGGATCAAAACATCTCGGCAACAACGAGCAATTTCTTGAGGAAACAGGTCATACAAAATGTTGGTGCATAGAACGTGTTATTTAAGTTGTTTGTAAACGTTTGCAATCATGCATGATGTTTTATTACAGGTTGCATCTATGATGACCAGGAGTCCTCCTACAACCAATCCAAACGAACCGGCCAACATGATATGAGCTGTAAATTTTCAGACgtgatattatttaaatagaaCGCTGCCATAAAGAGCATCGTACTGGAAACACTCTAATTTGTACATACGTATTAAcgtgaatattattattactatatgtatcGACGAAACGATATAATAAAGTTGCTATTTAAATCATCTGGTCGTTGTTCTTTCTCGATCATCCTCTccgaaataaaattgaacgtAACAATCGGTACGTTACGTTAGTTATTAGTTTATTAATGCCACATGGCAATACATAATGTACACATTATTTCTCCTCGTCAACAGACTTCCTAttacacaatatttaatttgtatagGTGTTAATTAGTAACATtgcatttattatattcacttCAGCCTGTTGTATTCTTTCTGGCAAGAAAGTATCACAAAATAATTTCCCATTCTTTCAACGATTATTTAGTATTTGACTTATTCTTTGTGTCTTTAATTCACATTTTTCTGAGGATTAACGACTGCAACTGGTCGCAGTCTTAAGTCGAGTGGAACAACTCGAAACGATCTTACAATAGGGTAACAAACTCGTCGTGGTATTGCACGGAGCGTTTAATGGCCGATTATGCATTGTTAATGTTAGATACTGCTCCGAATACGCGAGTTGTATGCTTTTCAAGAAGAAGAATACAACAAACCACATATATTGCTATACATTTTGGGatgtaaaaaaattgtaacacTAACAATAGACACGCAGCTAAAGTACAACGTACACAAAAGTTTTGGAATGATATAAATAAACGTAATAACGTTACGATCGGTACCttataaatatatgaatatcGTGGACTTTTTTTGTATTGGTAAATTCATcgaatacaatttaattaagcTACCAACTTATACAACTAGTAATATgttttatacaatcatttaacttttcatttttccataatattgtatttttagtCTGGAACTTTGAAGCGAAGTTGTCGACCGTATTGGCAAAACTGCACTTTGTGCAGCATTTTTATATGTTATGTATGTATGCacgtatgtatatatatatatattttttttttgtcgaaCCTTATAAAGTATATCGCTTAAAAATTGAACGATAGAGTAATTTTGaacatttcaaaaattattgtgccatgatttttacaatttatcCCGTTTCTTTGTTACGAATACTGTTCGAATTTTGCACATCGGGTCGTCTTTGAACGGAAAAACTTTCGAAACTggattctcttttttttacacGATATCGGAGGGGATTGTTTTTCCGTAACAAGCATTAACAGCGAACGACATCGATTTTTCGTTATCGTTCGAGGAAACCTATTCACTGATGTACCTTGAATTGCAAGCCTATTTAAGAAAAGTTTGTAGCAAACGTAACAAAGTTTCGTATCCAGTAGAACGAGTCGACTTTCGTTAAGCTTCTATACATACCGATTGTACTTTTCAGTAGTAACTGATTCTCGTTGAAGAAACTGTTTAAAATTGATCTCGCGATCGCTGCGTTTGatataacaaaaaagaaaaaaataattagtgTCTCTTCATTGCCAGAGTAACAGCGTTGGAATTTATGTTCCACGACAGAAGTACGATATCGCGAAAGATAAGTTAAGAGACAAACTAAACGTGTTGTACCTAACTGGAGATGCCAGTATGAAAAGTAAACGCGACGAATGAAGTAATCGTTTCGTGTTCGTACCAAAGGCCAATTTGACTTCGAAGAACGTTTCGAAGATGATCTCGTAAACGTATTTACAAGTGAGAAAACGCTACGTATCAAAGGAAACTAGTACTGCAACGTTTGAACAGACAATGTAGAGATACAAAGATTAAGTAGTCTATTTTTCGTAACAACGACGACCGAGCCATTTAAGTACTTTGACAAGTACCGAAGATACACGCACCGGGAGTACATTAGACGCAATGGCCTTCAGTCTTACAACATGAAATAAACCGAGATACGAGATACGAATAAATGCATGTTCCTGAACTAACATAGTATTCACATAGTATTCGATGTAAATCTCGTGTAAAAAAATAGGTACGCAAGAAAAATTTGCGTGAAAAAAGTCAAAAGAACAATGTACAACGATGTTAAAAAACAGTATCAAAAGATGCGTCgacgaaaaggaaaaaaaaaacaaaaaaaaaaaaaatccacgAAAAACATCAAAAGGAAACCTTACAAATACATAACACCCTGCTTTTtcgagagaggaaaaaaagaaatatgtatatcgATCTTGACAGTCTGGAAAATATCCACAGCTttgttttctcttttctctttaaaTGCGTACTCTCTtcatttgtaatatttataatatttatatatatatcattttgtttatgtatatttatattcatattcatatttatatctATGTAATGTTGGTTTATGACAGACGGTGCATTTATGTACAGTTTTAGTCACAATTCCTGACCCTCGAACCACTTTCAACCGAAAGAAGCGTTGAATAGCTTGCTTTGGAATTTCAAGATCGAATCTAGACGAATAATAATACTGATCTCTTTTCGAACGTTTAAAACAAGCACGGACGATCCAAGTCGAAACAATgtcaaaaagaagaaaagcgaAAGGGTTGCTTCTCTCGTAAGCGAACGCGTTCGTTATCGTAGATTACACTTGCATAGTTCAGCGGTAGAATTTGATGCTCTGTCGTATTGAACGGTGGACATTTCGAAATGGAGAAGACGTATATGTATAAACGAGCATACGAGCTTATTGTCCTGAATAGACTACGAACTTGGTAACTCTGAATCGCAAGTGACGTACGCGTCGAAAGTTATCAAAAAGGATACGCCGATCGATCGAAACACGtttacttttcttcttctttttttcccatTGATTCGACGTTTCCATTATCGGAGGAACAGGTATCGATTAGAAGTTTCGTGAATTCCATAGACTCGAGATTCTCCGATTGATTTTTTCGATAAATTGTACTAAGAAGAAGCGTAAGGCGCCTCGAACATTGAGGCAACTCAGTCTGAGGACATAAACCGAGCCAGGAATGATCCAAGTTAGTGGCAAACTGTTAGCTGAGACATCTGGGAAAATCGTAAAAGTAGTCGAGGTAGAAGCCTGCGATGGAACTTTGTACACGAGGGTATCCAGGGCTCGGGGGAACAGTACGCGAATCCAACATACAGTGCTTCTAGTTAAATTAATTCTCATAGAAACCTGCGCAACCCTTTCGTGCGTTTTAATCGAGTATAGGCACCGTTTCCTttcattcttctttcattcgatccagtttcttcttctcctctaaTGGCATCGCTTAGACACTCTAATCCTTACAACAATCGCTTACGATCTACTTAAAATTACAGTAGGTAATGAGAAGATTCCTATCGTGCGTAATGGGTTCATCATGAATAATTGTCGATTTGGCAGTATGGTAATTTTCTTGTCGCTCAGCGAAAAGGACGAAGGTTAAAAATGATCAAAACGAATCTTCTATACGTTCTAACGAACATCAATCTGATACTGTTCATTCTCTatttcctgaaatcggataaaaatgaaaactttcgaaaatggaatttatattttccgtTCGGTTAAAAGGATTGATCAGTTTTTTACGATCGTCCTTTAAGCATCTCTGCTGCATTCTCGACTTTTATTACCGAGACTCTCGCAACTCTTCTGTCCTCGATATTCTTAGTCGTAACCACGACGTAAGTACTTTTCGAACGCGTGCTCGATCGGTGTTTCTAACTCGTTCTCAGACGTTACAGCTTTACCACAGACATGGAAGCACTTTTCTTCGACGAATAGGAGAACATTTGTTTGAACTTATTTTGTTTTGTTTCACGTATCTTTGTGCCGCAAGAAATAACGCGAGGCACACACGATCGAAACGATGATACTCTTCACTCGTTCCCTTACGTTTAAATTATCTAACTGTAAGCAACAACGATTTTCGAGTTTTCGAACGATCGAGTTGGATATGTTTCGGTGATCGAACGTTCGACTATGATCCCTTTCGAATCGTAGATCGAATCTCCCGTTCGATCCTATTCGATTAACTCAGTTGTTGGAAAACGTCCAAGTTGCGATTccctgtttttttttcttctctcgttTTTTGTaagttttcattatttttttttttctattgttATTCCTTGTTTTAAACCGTAAAAGAAGTTTCGATAAAGAATATTTCTACAGAGATATGATTGTTTCTACGATTCTGAGCCGTAAACGGTTCTAAACGGCAGTCTTGTCCCGGTTCGTTCATTCGGGgtaagttcttttttttcttttattggaTATAATCGAGTGGAACGCGTACGCGATACGATCCGCCGTCGAATACGAAAGGTTTTCGTATATCTTTTGACTGCTGCGACACCACCGACTAAAGATACACTTGGCTAACTACACGGTAATCGCCTTTCTACTGTACCTTTCTCCTCGGAAAGGTATGGCTACGAATGGTACGCGTTATTCCCGGAATCATGATGTAGACTACATACTTACAAACTTACACGATTTTAGCGTCGTACTAGACGCGTCGCACTTTAGCACGTTCCCCGACGTCTCTCTCGTTTCTCTGTCGATCTCTTCTGTCCCTGGTCGAGTCTCTGTCCTCGTGAGTGTCGGGTTGTCAGTTGGCGTAATGATCGAAAGAACCCAAGTATTCCAAACTGGCACGATAGCAGAACTGATACTGGTCCTAGAAAAGTAAACACGGTCGTTGTTATTCGCTCT from Osmia bicornis bicornis chromosome 10, iOsmBic2.1, whole genome shotgun sequence encodes:
- the LOC114875602 gene encoding uncharacterized Golgi apparatus membrane protein-like protein CG5021 isoform X2, giving the protein MASASVPLLMDDDTIAFGEEDEANQNGNKLKHPYVTMFHLVFRVAAAVVYIFCETFSSSFVANFITVVLLLSMDFWTVKNITGRLMVGLRWWNYVDDDGKSHWVFESRKNRINSQEARIFWLALIFCPLLWSVLFITAFFGFKFKWLLLVCIAIALNGANLYGYVKCKMGKDQNISATTSNFLRKQVIQNVASMMTRSPPTTNPNEPANMI
- the LOC114875602 gene encoding uncharacterized Golgi apparatus membrane protein-like protein CG5021 isoform X4, which produces MDDDTIAFGEEDEANQNGNKLKHPYVTMFHLVFRVAAAVVYIFCETFSSSFVANFITVVLLLSMDFWTVKNITGRLMVGLRWWNYVDDDGKSHWVFESRKGVQQNRINSQEARIFWLALIFCPLLWSVLFITAFFGFKFKWLLLVCIAIALNGANLYGYVKCKMGKDQNISATTSNFLRKQVIQNVASMMTRSPPTTNPNEPANMI
- the LOC114875602 gene encoding uncharacterized Golgi apparatus membrane protein-like protein CG5021 isoform X1, whose protein sequence is MASASVPLLMDDDTIAFGEEDEANQNGNKLKHPYVTMFHLVFRVAAAVVYIFCETFSSSFVANFITVVLLLSMDFWTVKNITGRLMVGLRWWNYVDDDGKSHWVFESRKGVQQNRINSQEARIFWLALIFCPLLWSVLFITAFFGFKFKWLLLVCIAIALNGANLYGYVKCKMGKDQNISATTSNFLRKQVIQNVASMMTRSPPTTNPNEPANMI
- the LOC114875602 gene encoding uncharacterized Golgi apparatus membrane protein-like protein CG5021 isoform X3, whose product is MASASVPLLMDDDTIAFGEEDEANQNGNKLKHPYVTMFHLVFRVAAAVVYIFCETFSSSFVANFITVVLLLSMDFWTVKNITGRLMVGLRWWNYVDDDGKSHWVFESRKGVQQNRINSQEARIFWLALIFCPLLWSVLFITAFFGFKFKWLLLVCIAIALNGANLYGYVKCKMGKDQNISATTSNFLRKQVASMMTRSPPTTNPNEPANMI